The following proteins are co-located in the Pyxicephalus adspersus chromosome Z, UCB_Pads_2.0, whole genome shotgun sequence genome:
- the SYCN gene encoding syncollin yields the protein MKILSVYILCLLVALSLALCPVPAEVKDDEGNKLCAPLYADSSVYYEDCCAGDYLDVKPGEDVPYIALRFNNRISSLVVATRCELTVWSKKPKDGTTKKFSSGAYPRLAEVKKGLLGNWDDSISSYYCKCN from the coding sequence ATGAAGATCCTGAGTGTCTACATCCTGTGCCTGCTGGTGGCCCTGTCCTTGGCATTATGCCCTGTGCCTGCTGAAGTCAAGGATGATGAAGGCAACAAGCTGTGCGCCCCGCTATATGCGGATAGCAGTGTCTACTATGAAGACTGCTGTGCCGGGGATTACCTGGACGTCAAGCCTGGAGAGGATGTGCCCTATATTGCCCTGAGGTTCAACAACCGTATCTCTTCATTGGTCGTGGCAACCCGATGTGAGCTGACCGTTTGGTCCAAAAAGCCAAAAGATGGCACCACTAAGAAGTTCAGCAGCGGAGCCTATCCACGCCTAGCAGAGGTCAAGAAAGGGCTACTTGGGAACTGGGATGACTCCATCTCTTCCTACTATTGCAAATGTAACTAA